A window from Pseudomonas alloputida encodes these proteins:
- the rdgC gene encoding recombination-associated protein RdgC: MWFKNLLTYRLTQEVPFEPEALEAALASKPARPCASQELTTYGFVAPFGKGEDAPLVHVSGEYLLIAARKEERILPSSVVNDAVKEKVEEIETEQMRKVYKKERDQIKDEIIQAFLPRAFIRRSMIFAAIAPRLGVILVNSASAKRAEDLLSTLREVMGSLPVRPATVKIAPVATMTDWVKSQQAAEGFYVLDECELRDTAEDGGIVRCKRQDLTGEEIQLHLSTGKVVTQLALAWQDKLSFILDDKMVIKRLKFEELLQEQAEQDGGDEAAQQFDASFQLMMMTFAEFLPVLFEALGGEEIPQGV, encoded by the coding sequence ATGTGGTTCAAGAACCTGCTGACCTACCGCCTGACCCAGGAAGTTCCGTTCGAGCCTGAAGCGCTGGAAGCCGCCCTGGCCAGCAAGCCGGCCCGCCCCTGCGCCAGCCAGGAGCTGACCACTTATGGTTTCGTCGCGCCGTTCGGCAAAGGCGAAGACGCTCCCCTGGTGCATGTCAGCGGCGAGTACCTGCTGATTGCCGCGCGCAAGGAAGAACGCATCCTGCCGAGCAGCGTGGTCAACGACGCGGTCAAGGAAAAGGTCGAAGAGATCGAGACCGAGCAAATGCGCAAGGTCTATAAAAAGGAACGCGACCAGATCAAGGACGAAATCATCCAGGCGTTCCTGCCGCGTGCGTTCATCCGCCGCTCGATGATTTTCGCTGCCATTGCCCCGCGCCTGGGTGTGATCCTGGTCAACTCGGCCAGCGCCAAGCGCGCCGAAGACCTGCTGTCGACCCTGCGTGAAGTGATGGGCTCGCTGCCGGTGCGCCCGGCCACGGTGAAGATTGCGCCAGTGGCCACCATGACCGACTGGGTCAAATCGCAGCAAGCCGCCGAAGGCTTCTATGTGCTGGACGAGTGCGAACTGCGCGACACCGCCGAAGATGGCGGTATCGTGCGCTGCAAGCGCCAGGACCTGACCGGCGAAGAGATCCAGCTGCACCTGAGCACCGGCAAAGTGGTGACCCAGCTGGCCCTGGCCTGGCAAGACAAGCTGTCGTTCATCCTCGACGACAAGATGGTCATCAAGCGCCTGAAGTTCGAAGAGCTGCTGCAGGAGCAGGCCGAGCAGGACGGTGGCGATGAGGCTGCGCAGCAGTTCGATGCCAGCTTCCAGTTGATGATGATGACCTTTGCCGAATTCCTGCCGGTGCTGTTCGAGGCGCTGGGTGGTGAAGAGATTCCGCAAGGGGTCTGA
- the sugE gene encoding quaternary ammonium compound efflux SMR transporter SugE — MSWIILFFAGLFEVGWAVGLKYTDGFTRPLPTVLTVGAMVISLGLLGLAMKELPLGTAYAIWTGVGAVGTVIAGIILFGESMALVRLVSVALIVCGLVGLKVSAS, encoded by the coding sequence ATGTCCTGGATCATCCTGTTTTTCGCCGGCCTGTTCGAGGTCGGCTGGGCCGTCGGCCTCAAATACACCGACGGTTTCACTCGACCGCTACCCACTGTCCTTACCGTCGGCGCCATGGTCATCAGCCTGGGCCTGCTGGGCCTGGCCATGAAGGAACTGCCGCTGGGCACCGCCTATGCCATCTGGACCGGCGTAGGCGCAGTCGGTACGGTCATCGCCGGGATCATTCTGTTCGGCGAGTCCATGGCCCTGGTGCGGCTGGTCAGTGTGGCGCTGATCGTCTGCGGCCTTGTCGGCCTGAAAGTCAGCGCCAGCTAA
- a CDS encoding MFS transporter, which translates to MSHSSQFTLLGKRRFLPFFITQSLGAFNDNLFKQSLILAILFKLSLGDGDRSIWVNLCALLFILPFFLFSALGGQFGEKFAKDALIRAIKLAEIVIMAIGALGFVTNHLALMLVALFGMGTHSALFGPVKYSILPQALREEELVGGNGLVETGTFLAILAGTIGAGMMMSADSYATVVAGGVVGTAVLGYLASRWIPRAAAASPQMPLDWNIFKQSWVILRMGLGQPPAVSRSIVGNSWFWFVGAIYLTQIPAYAKDWLHGDGTVVTLVLTLFSVGIALGSLLCERLSGRKVEIGLVPFGSFGLTLFGLLWWWHSGDVPAAAAPHDWLALLGMSQAWWILLSIIGLGVFGGFYIVPLYALIQARTAEDERARVIAANNILNALFMVVSAVLTIILLGVAKLSIPQLFLVVSLLNIAVNTYIFRIVPEFTMRFLIWLLSHSMYRVQHRDLERIPDEGAALLVCNHVSFVDALLLGGAIRRPIRFVMYYKIYNLPVLNFVFRTAGAIPIAGRNEDQATYERAFARIAEYLADGELVCIFPEGKLTGDGEIDVFKGGVSRILEETPVPVIPLALQGLWGSFFSRDPAKGFFKRLWSRVTIVAGAAIPVEAAQPEVLREQVSRLRGPLR; encoded by the coding sequence ATGAGTCACTCTTCGCAATTCACCTTGCTCGGCAAGCGGCGTTTCCTGCCGTTTTTCATCACTCAGTCGCTGGGTGCCTTCAACGACAACCTGTTCAAGCAGTCGCTGATCCTGGCGATTTTGTTCAAGCTCAGCCTGGGCGATGGTGACCGATCGATCTGGGTCAACTTGTGTGCCTTGCTGTTCATACTGCCGTTTTTCCTGTTTTCGGCGCTGGGCGGGCAGTTTGGCGAGAAGTTCGCCAAGGATGCGCTGATCCGGGCAATCAAACTGGCCGAAATCGTGATCATGGCGATTGGTGCACTGGGCTTTGTCACCAACCATCTGGCGCTGATGCTGGTGGCGCTGTTCGGTATGGGGACCCACTCGGCGCTGTTCGGCCCGGTGAAGTATTCGATCCTGCCGCAGGCCCTGCGCGAGGAAGAGCTGGTGGGCGGTAACGGGCTGGTGGAAACCGGCACCTTCCTCGCCATCCTCGCCGGCACCATCGGCGCGGGCATGATGATGTCGGCCGACAGCTACGCAACGGTGGTAGCCGGTGGCGTGGTCGGCACGGCGGTACTCGGCTACCTCGCCAGCCGCTGGATCCCTCGGGCGGCTGCCGCCTCGCCGCAAATGCCGCTGGACTGGAACATCTTCAAGCAGTCGTGGGTGATCTTGCGCATGGGCCTGGGCCAGCCGCCGGCGGTGTCGCGCTCGATCGTCGGCAACTCGTGGTTCTGGTTTGTCGGCGCCATCTACCTCACGCAGATCCCGGCCTATGCCAAGGATTGGCTGCACGGTGATGGCACGGTGGTGACCCTGGTGCTGACCCTGTTCTCGGTGGGCATTGCCCTGGGCTCGCTGTTGTGCGAGCGGCTCAGTGGACGCAAGGTGGAAATCGGCCTGGTGCCGTTCGGCTCGTTCGGCCTGACCCTGTTCGGCCTGCTGTGGTGGTGGCACTCCGGTGATGTACCGGCTGCAGCAGCGCCGCACGACTGGCTGGCACTGCTGGGCATGAGCCAGGCCTGGTGGATCTTGCTGTCGATCATTGGCCTGGGTGTGTTCGGCGGCTTCTACATCGTACCACTGTATGCGTTGATCCAGGCCCGCACGGCCGAGGACGAGCGCGCCAGGGTGATCGCGGCCAACAACATCCTCAATGCCTTGTTCATGGTGGTGTCGGCGGTGCTCACCATCATCCTGCTAGGCGTGGCCAAGCTGAGCATCCCGCAGCTTTTCCTGGTGGTGTCGCTGCTCAATATCGCGGTCAACACCTATATCTTCAGGATCGTGCCCGAGTTCACCATGCGTTTCCTGATCTGGCTGCTCAGCCATTCGATGTACCGCGTGCAGCACCGAGACCTTGAGCGCATCCCCGACGAAGGTGCAGCGTTGCTGGTGTGCAACCACGTGTCGTTCGTCGATGCGTTGCTGCTGGGCGGGGCTATCCGCCGGCCGATCCGCTTTGTCATGTACTACAAGATCTACAACCTGCCGGTGCTCAACTTCGTGTTTCGCACTGCCGGTGCCATCCCGATTGCCGGGCGTAACGAAGACCAGGCGACGTACGAGCGGGCCTTCGCGCGCATTGCCGAATACCTGGCGGATGGTGAACTGGTGTGCATCTTCCCGGAAGGCAAGCTGACGGGCGATGGCGAAATCGATGTCTTCAAGGGTGGGGTCAGCCGCATCCTCGAAGAAACGCCGGTACCGGTGATTCCGCTGGCCTTGCAGGGGTTGTGGGGTAGCTTCTTCAGCCGTGACCCGGCCAAAGGCTTCTTCAAGCGCCTGTGGTCGCGGGTGACCATCGTGGCAGGCGCCGCCATCCCGGTGGAGGCGGCGCAGCCTGAAGTGTTGCGCGAACAGGTCAGCCGCCTGCGCGGCCCTCTGCGATAG
- a CDS encoding amidohydrolase family protein: MPDAPALHLTAIDSHAHVFSRGLNLASQRRYAPNYDAPLGDYLGQLRAHGFSHGVLVQPSFLGTDNRYLLSALQTVPGQLRGVVMLERDVEQATLAEMARLGVRGVRLNLMGQDMPDLTGAQWRPLLERIGEQGWHVELHRQVADIPVLVRALQPYGLDIVIDHFGRPDARRGLGQPGFAELLTLSGRGKVWVKVSGIYRLQGSPEENLAFARQALCALEAHYGAERLMWGSDWPHTQHESEVSFGSAVEQFEALGCSAQLRQALLLDTARALFGFE, encoded by the coding sequence ATGCCCGACGCACCCGCTTTGCACCTGACTGCCATCGACAGCCACGCCCACGTGTTCAGCCGTGGGCTGAACCTGGCCAGCCAGCGGCGTTATGCGCCCAACTACGATGCGCCGCTGGGCGACTACCTGGGCCAACTGCGGGCCCATGGTTTCAGCCATGGCGTACTGGTCCAGCCCAGCTTCCTGGGTACCGACAACCGCTACCTGCTCAGCGCCTTGCAGACCGTGCCAGGGCAACTGCGCGGGGTGGTGATGCTGGAGCGGGATGTCGAGCAGGCGACCTTGGCGGAAATGGCCCGATTGGGAGTCAGGGGGGTACGCCTCAACCTCATGGGGCAAGACATGCCTGACCTGACCGGCGCGCAGTGGCGGCCCCTGCTGGAGCGCATCGGCGAGCAGGGTTGGCACGTGGAACTGCACCGTCAGGTGGCGGACATTCCAGTGCTGGTGCGGGCATTGCAGCCCTATGGGCTGGACATCGTGATTGACCATTTCGGCCGCCCGGATGCCCGCCGTGGCCTGGGCCAGCCGGGGTTTGCCGAACTGCTGACCCTGAGCGGTCGGGGCAAGGTGTGGGTGAAGGTGTCCGGCATCTACAGGCTGCAGGGCTCGCCGGAGGAGAACCTGGCATTCGCCCGTCAGGCGCTGTGCGCGCTGGAAGCCCATTACGGCGCAGAGCGGTTGATGTGGGGCAGTGACTGGCCGCATACCCAGCATGAGTCGGAGGTCAGTTTCGGCAGCGCTGTCGAACAGTTCGAGGCCTTGGGTTGTTCAGCGCAGTTGCGCCAGGCACTGTTGCTGGATACCGCGCGGGCGTTGTTTGGTTTCGAGTGA
- a CDS encoding MFS transporter produces MFSWYREITSRERKTFWACFGGWSLDALEVQMFGLAIPALIAAFSLTKGDAGLISGLTLVTSAIGGWLGGTLSDRYGRVRTLQWMILWFSFFTFLSAFVTGFYPLLFVKAMQGFGIGGEWAAGAVLMAETINPKYRGKVMGTVQSAWAVGWGLAVALFMLIYSLVPQEFAWRVMFFVGLLPSLLIIWVRRNVPEPDSFQRLQKEKAIPSSFLQSMAGIFRPELLRVTLLGGLLGLGAHGGYHAVMTWLPTFLKTERNLSVLNSGGYLAVIILAFWCGCVVSGLLIDRIGRRKNILLFALCCVLTVQAYVFFPLTNTQMLFLGFPLGFFAAGIPASLGAFFNELYPADVRGAGVGFCYNFGRVLSAVFPFLVGHMSESMSLGSAIGIDAGIAYGVAVIAALCLPETRGRNLESAPAPETAGAVAK; encoded by the coding sequence ATGTTCAGCTGGTATCGCGAGATCACCTCACGGGAACGCAAGACATTCTGGGCCTGTTTCGGCGGCTGGTCGCTCGATGCGCTGGAAGTGCAGATGTTCGGCCTGGCCATCCCCGCGCTGATCGCCGCGTTCTCCCTGACCAAGGGCGATGCCGGCCTGATCAGTGGCCTGACCCTGGTGACCTCGGCAATCGGCGGCTGGCTGGGTGGCACACTGTCCGACCGCTATGGTCGCGTGCGTACCCTGCAATGGATGATTCTCTGGTTTTCGTTCTTCACCTTTCTTTCGGCGTTCGTCACCGGCTTCTACCCGTTGCTGTTCGTCAAGGCCATGCAAGGCTTTGGCATCGGTGGCGAATGGGCAGCCGGCGCTGTGCTGATGGCCGAAACCATCAACCCGAAGTATCGCGGCAAGGTCATGGGTACAGTGCAGAGTGCCTGGGCTGTGGGGTGGGGCCTGGCGGTGGCATTGTTTATGCTGATCTACTCGCTGGTGCCGCAGGAGTTTGCCTGGCGGGTGATGTTCTTCGTCGGTCTGCTGCCATCGCTGCTGATCATTTGGGTACGCCGCAACGTGCCTGAGCCGGACAGCTTCCAGCGCCTGCAGAAAGAAAAAGCCATCCCTTCCAGCTTCTTGCAGTCGATGGCTGGCATCTTCCGCCCTGAACTGCTGCGTGTGACCCTGCTGGGCGGCTTGCTCGGCCTGGGTGCCCACGGTGGCTACCACGCGGTGATGACCTGGTTGCCGACCTTCCTCAAGACAGAGCGCAACCTTTCGGTGCTGAACTCGGGCGGTTACCTGGCGGTGATCATCCTGGCCTTCTGGTGCGGCTGCGTGGTCAGCGGCCTGCTGATCGACCGTATTGGCAGGCGCAAGAACATCCTGCTGTTCGCCCTGTGCTGTGTACTGACCGTGCAGGCCTACGTGTTCTTCCCGCTGACCAATACGCAGATGCTGTTCCTCGGCTTCCCGCTGGGCTTTTTCGCCGCCGGCATCCCGGCCAGCCTGGGTGCGTTTTTCAATGAGCTGTACCCGGCTGACGTGCGCGGCGCCGGGGTGGGCTTTTGCTACAACTTCGGTCGCGTGCTGTCGGCCGTGTTCCCGTTCCTGGTCGGGCACATGAGCGAGTCGATGTCGCTGGGCAGTGCCATCGGCATCGATGCCGGCATCGCCTATGGCGTTGCGGTGATTGCAGCCCTGTGCCTGCCCGAAACCCGTGGCCGCAACCTTGAATCTGCACCTGCGCCGGAAACGGCCGGTGCCGTCGCCAAGTAA
- a CDS encoding GntR family transcriptional regulator: MHPLTGDARLPRYQQLRDHMVAQIANNRWRPGEAIPTEAALATEFDLSIGTVRKAVDVLVAEGVLERQQGRGTFIRRPQFQSSLFRFFRFEAANGERIVPESRILSIESLPAPSAVAEALGLAGEAEVIRIIRTRLLGAQPVLAEEIWLPRQTFQPLLDVDLNSEGPLLYPIYEALCGQVVAYAEETLTAEAVDAVHGRLLQLPADSPVVVIERLARDYAGKPLEWRRSRGHAQHFRYRIDIR; the protein is encoded by the coding sequence ATGCACCCATTGACCGGTGATGCTCGACTGCCCCGCTACCAACAACTGCGCGATCACATGGTTGCGCAAATTGCCAACAACCGCTGGCGCCCGGGGGAAGCGATCCCGACCGAGGCAGCCTTGGCCACCGAGTTCGACCTGTCGATCGGTACCGTGCGCAAGGCCGTCGATGTCCTGGTGGCCGAAGGCGTGCTGGAGCGCCAGCAGGGCCGCGGCACCTTCATTCGCCGCCCACAGTTCCAGTCGTCGCTGTTCCGCTTCTTCCGTTTCGAGGCCGCCAATGGCGAGCGCATAGTGCCGGAAAGCCGCATTCTCTCCATCGAGTCGCTGCCGGCGCCTTCCGCGGTGGCCGAGGCATTGGGCCTGGCAGGGGAGGCAGAAGTGATCCGCATCATTCGCACACGTCTGCTCGGCGCCCAGCCGGTGCTGGCCGAAGAAATCTGGCTGCCGCGCCAAACCTTCCAGCCGCTGCTGGACGTGGATCTGAACAGCGAGGGCCCGCTGCTGTACCCGATCTACGAAGCGCTGTGCGGTCAGGTGGTCGCCTACGCCGAAGAAACCCTGACCGCCGAAGCGGTCGACGCGGTGCATGGCCGCTTGCTGCAACTGCCGGCCGACAGCCCGGTGGTCGTGATCGAGCGCCTGGCCCGCGATTACGCCGGCAAACCTCTGGAATGGCGCCGCTCGCGCGGCCATGCGCAGCACTTCCGCTACCGCATCGACATTCGTTAA
- a CDS encoding MFS transporter: MLAAIKRYPHTVRLLLTTTFTLTVARALTLPYLVVYLADNFQLPISQIGLLIGGALIVASLLSLYGGHLVDTLSNHTLVSASTLLFALAFVGAVASRSALPFFFCLVLINLALAVVDIAAKAGFCALLPVDERAEVFAIKYTLSNVGYAAGPLLGVAMLELNDHVPFLASALLGLAMCLAYWRLGDRSLQASAPDKPAAGFGQVALGLARDRRLVCFTVGGVLSAVVFGQFTAYLSQYLVVTSNPAEAARLIGYLVTTNAVTVIALQYLIGRRISRQRLMPWLLAGMGLFIAGLLGFALAGSVLAWCLAMLVFTLGEIIVIPAEYMFIDLIAPEHLRGVYYGAQNLSNLGAALGPVMVGFALVHLWPGAVFYLLVLSVILAGVFYWLGTRRG, encoded by the coding sequence ATGCTCGCCGCCATAAAACGCTACCCGCACACCGTTCGCCTGCTGCTCACCACCACCTTCACGCTTACCGTCGCCCGCGCCCTCACCCTGCCCTACCTGGTGGTTTACCTGGCTGACAATTTCCAGCTGCCGATCAGCCAGATCGGCCTGCTGATCGGTGGCGCGCTGATCGTTGCCTCGCTATTGAGTCTGTACGGTGGTCATCTGGTCGACACCTTGAGCAACCACACGCTGGTCAGCGCCAGTACCCTGCTGTTCGCCCTGGCCTTCGTCGGCGCGGTCGCCAGCCGTTCGGCACTGCCGTTCTTCTTTTGTCTGGTGTTGATCAACCTGGCCCTGGCAGTGGTCGACATCGCCGCCAAGGCAGGCTTCTGCGCGTTACTGCCGGTGGATGAGCGGGCCGAGGTATTCGCCATCAAGTACACCCTCAGCAACGTCGGCTACGCCGCCGGCCCGTTGCTGGGCGTGGCCATGCTTGAACTGAACGACCATGTGCCGTTCCTCGCCTCTGCGCTGCTTGGCCTGGCCATGTGCCTGGCTTATTGGCGCCTGGGTGATCGCAGCCTGCAGGCCAGCGCGCCGGACAAACCTGCGGCCGGCTTCGGCCAAGTGGCGCTGGGGCTGGCGCGGGATCGTCGGCTGGTGTGCTTTACCGTGGGAGGGGTGCTGAGCGCGGTGGTGTTCGGCCAGTTCACCGCCTACCTGTCCCAGTACCTGGTGGTCACCAGCAACCCGGCCGAAGCGGCACGGCTGATCGGCTATCTGGTCACCACCAACGCCGTGACGGTCATTGCCTTGCAGTACCTGATTGGCCGGCGTATCAGCCGCCAGCGCCTGATGCCGTGGCTGTTGGCCGGCATGGGCCTGTTCATCGCCGGCTTGCTGGGTTTTGCGCTGGCAGGCTCGGTACTGGCCTGGTGCCTGGCGATGCTGGTGTTCACGCTGGGCGAAATCATCGTGATCCCGGCCGAGTACATGTTTATCGACCTGATCGCACCGGAGCACTTGCGCGGGGTGTATTACGGCGCGCAGAACCTGTCCAACCTGGGGGCGGCGCTGGGCCCGGTGATGGTGGGTTTTGCACTGGTACACCTGTGGCCGGGGGCAGTCTTCTACCTGCTGGTGTTGTCGGTGATACTGGCAGGGGTGTTCTATTGGTTGGGTACCCGAAGGGGTTGA
- a CDS encoding hybrid sensor histidine kinase/response regulator, producing the protein MSLSSGLIAVVALAYMAIMFAIAFYGDRRSTPLPPKLRAWVYSLSLAVYCTSWTFFGAVGQAAEQLWAFLPIYLGPVLLLIFAPWVLQKMVLISKQQNITSIADFIAARYGKSQTLAVVVALICLVGVLPYIALQLKGIVLGVNLLIGANADATGTRVQDTALVISLVLALFAIVFGTRSLDVTEHHRGMVLAIAFESLIKLLAFLAVGIFIVFNLFDGFDDLFSQARQSIHLQDYWKETINWPSMVVQTAVAMMAIICLPRQFHVTVVENIEPQDLRLARWVFPMYLALAALFVVPIALAGQMLLPGTVISDSFVISLPLAEAHPSLALLAFIGGASAATGMVIVEAVALSTMVSNDMLLPWLLRRNNAERPFEAFRHWMLSVRRVTIVVILLLAYVSYRLLGSTASLATIGQIAFAAVTQLTPAMLGALYWKQANRRGVFAGLAAGIFLWFYTLVLPIAAHSLGWSLQLFPGLAWLHGNPLNLPISPLTQGVVLSLAGNFTLFAWVSVLSRTRVSEHWQAGRFIGQQTSARPSSKPLLAVQIDDLLTLASRFVGEERARQSFIRFAYRQGKGFNPNQNADGDWIEHTERLLAGVLGTSSTRAVVKAAIEGRDMQLEDVVRIADEASEVLQFNRALLQGAIENINQGISVVDQNLHLVAWNRRYLELFNYPDGLISVGRPIADIIRYNAERGLCGPGEAQVHVARRLHWMRQGRAHSSERLFPNGRVIELIGNPMPGGGFVMSFTDITPFREAEQALRDANERLEQRVAERTHELSQLNQALSEAKSQAEAVSNSKTRFLAAVSHDLMQPLNAARLFSAALSQQAEGMNEEARQLVQHMDSSLRSAEELISDLLDISRLENGKITPDAKPFALNELFDTLGAEFKLLAAEKGLEFRLRGSRLRVDSDMKLLRRVLQNFLTNALRYGKSPILLGARRQGERLWLEVWDRGPGIADDKLQVIFQEFKRLDSHQTRAEKGLGLGLAIADGLCRVLGHPLEVRSWPGKGTVFRVSVPIARQAAAAPSTPVEQQGGQPLAGLQVLCVDNEDSILIGMNSLLSRWGCQVWTARNQAECEALLAKGMRPHLALVDYHLDDGETGTGLMGWLRARLGEPVPGVVISADGSKETIALVHASGLDYLAKPVKPAALRALLNRHLSLAQ; encoded by the coding sequence ATGTCGTTGTCCAGCGGGCTGATCGCCGTGGTCGCCCTGGCCTATATGGCCATCATGTTCGCCATCGCCTTCTATGGCGACCGCCGCAGCACGCCATTGCCGCCAAAGCTGCGTGCCTGGGTGTACAGCCTGTCGCTGGCCGTGTACTGCACCAGCTGGACCTTCTTCGGCGCGGTCGGCCAGGCCGCCGAACAGCTTTGGGCGTTCCTGCCCATCTACCTGGGCCCGGTACTGCTGCTGATCTTCGCCCCTTGGGTGCTGCAGAAGATGGTGCTGATCAGCAAGCAGCAGAACATCACCTCGATCGCCGACTTCATTGCCGCGCGCTACGGCAAGTCGCAGACCCTGGCAGTGGTGGTGGCACTGATCTGCCTGGTCGGTGTGCTGCCGTACATCGCCTTGCAGCTCAAGGGCATCGTACTGGGCGTGAACCTGCTGATCGGCGCCAACGCCGACGCCACCGGCACCCGCGTGCAGGACACCGCGCTGGTGATATCGCTGGTACTGGCGCTGTTCGCCATCGTCTTCGGTACCCGCAGCCTGGATGTGACCGAGCACCACCGCGGCATGGTCCTGGCGATCGCCTTCGAATCGCTGATCAAGTTGCTGGCGTTCCTTGCCGTGGGCATCTTCATCGTTTTCAACCTGTTTGACGGTTTCGACGACCTGTTCAGCCAGGCCCGCCAGTCGATCCACTTGCAGGACTATTGGAAAGAAACCATCAATTGGCCTTCCATGGTGGTGCAAACCGCCGTGGCGATGATGGCAATCATCTGCCTGCCCCGACAGTTCCACGTTACCGTGGTGGAGAACATCGAACCGCAGGACTTGCGCCTGGCGCGCTGGGTATTCCCGATGTACCTGGCACTGGCCGCGCTGTTCGTGGTGCCGATTGCCCTGGCCGGGCAGATGCTGCTGCCCGGCACGGTGATCTCCGACTCGTTCGTCATCAGCCTGCCCCTGGCCGAGGCGCACCCGAGCCTTGCCCTGCTGGCGTTCATCGGCGGTGCCTCGGCGGCTACCGGCATGGTGATCGTCGAGGCCGTGGCGTTGTCGACCATGGTGTCCAACGACATGCTGCTGCCCTGGCTGCTGCGCCGCAACAACGCCGAGCGGCCTTTCGAAGCGTTCCGCCACTGGATGCTTTCGGTACGCCGGGTAACCATCGTGGTGATCCTGCTGCTGGCCTATGTCAGCTACCGCCTGCTGGGTTCCACCGCCAGCCTGGCGACCATCGGCCAGATTGCCTTTGCCGCTGTGACCCAGCTCACCCCAGCCATGCTTGGCGCGCTGTACTGGAAGCAGGCCAACCGTCGCGGTGTGTTCGCCGGCCTGGCCGCTGGCATTTTCCTGTGGTTCTACACCTTGGTGCTGCCGATTGCCGCGCACAGCCTGGGCTGGTCGTTGCAGTTGTTCCCTGGCCTGGCGTGGCTGCACGGCAACCCGCTGAACCTGCCGATCAGTCCACTGACCCAAGGTGTGGTGCTGTCACTGGCGGGCAACTTCACCCTGTTCGCCTGGGTTTCGGTGCTGTCGCGCACGCGGGTTTCCGAGCACTGGCAGGCCGGCCGGTTCATTGGCCAGCAGACCAGCGCGCGGCCCAGCAGCAAGCCGCTGCTGGCGGTGCAGATCGACGACCTGCTGACCCTGGCCTCGCGCTTTGTCGGGGAAGAGCGCGCACGGCAGAGCTTCATCCGCTTTGCCTACCGCCAGGGCAAGGGTTTCAACCCTAACCAGAACGCCGATGGCGACTGGATCGAGCACACCGAGCGCCTGCTGGCCGGGGTGCTCGGTACCTCGTCGACCCGCGCGGTGGTCAAGGCGGCCATCGAAGGCCGCGACATGCAACTGGAAGACGTGGTGCGCATCGCTGACGAAGCCAGTGAGGTGCTGCAGTTCAACCGCGCCCTGCTGCAAGGCGCCATCGAGAACATCAACCAAGGCATCAGCGTGGTCGACCAGAACCTGCACCTGGTGGCCTGGAACCGCCGCTACCTGGAACTGTTCAACTACCCGGACGGACTGATCAGCGTTGGGCGACCGATTGCCGACATCATCCGCTACAACGCCGAGCGCGGCCTGTGCGGCCCCGGCGAGGCACAGGTGCATGTGGCGCGGCGGCTGCACTGGATGCGCCAGGGCCGCGCGCACTCCTCCGAGCGGCTGTTCCCCAATGGCCGGGTGATCGAGCTGATCGGCAACCCGATGCCGGGCGGTGGCTTTGTCATGAGCTTCACCGACATCACCCCGTTCCGCGAGGCCGAGCAGGCCCTGCGCGATGCCAACGAACGCCTTGAGCAACGCGTGGCGGAGCGCACCCACGAACTGTCGCAGTTGAACCAGGCGCTGTCCGAAGCCAAGAGCCAGGCCGAAGCGGTGAGCAACTCCAAGACCCGCTTCCTGGCCGCCGTCAGCCATGACCTGATGCAACCGTTGAACGCCGCACGGCTTTTCTCTGCCGCCTTGTCGCAACAGGCCGAGGGCATGAACGAAGAGGCCCGGCAGTTGGTACAGCACATGGACAGCTCGCTGCGCTCGGCTGAAGAGCTGATCAGCGACCTGTTGGACATCTCGCGCCTGGAAAACGGCAAGATCACCCCGGATGCCAAACCCTTCGCCCTCAACGAACTGTTCGACACCCTGGGCGCCGAGTTCAAGCTGCTGGCGGCCGAGAAAGGCCTGGAGTTCCGCCTGCGCGGCAGCCGCCTGCGGGTGGACAGCGACATGAAACTGCTACGCCGGGTGCTGCAGAACTTCCTCACCAATGCCCTGCGCTACGGCAAGAGCCCGATCCTGCTGGGCGCGCGCCGACAGGGCGAGCGCCTGTGGCTGGAGGTCTGGGACCGTGGCCCGGGCATTGCTGACGACAAGCTGCAAGTGATCTTTCAGGAGTTCAAGCGCCTGGACAGCCACCAGACCCGTGCCGAGAAGGGGCTAGGCTTGGGCCTGGCCATTGCAGACGGTCTGTGTCGGGTGCTGGGGCATCCGCTGGAAGTGCGCTCATGGCCAGGCAAGGGCACGGTGTTCCGCGTCAGCGTACCGATTGCACGCCAGGCCGCCGCGGCGCCAAGCACGCCCGTGGAACAACAGGGCGGCCAGCCACTGGCCGGGCTGCAAGTGCTATGCGTGGACAACGAAGACAGCATCCTGATCGGCATGAACAGCCTGCTGAGCCGCTGGGGTTGCCAGGTATGGACCGCGCGCAACCAGGCCGAATGCGAAGCCCTGCTGGCCAAAGGCATGCGCCCGCACCTGGCATTGGTGGACTACCACCTGGACGACGGCGAGACCGGCACCGGGCTGATGGGCTGGCTTCGAGCACGGCTGGGTGAGCCGGTACCCGGTGTAGTGATCAGCGCCGACGGCAGCAAGGAAACCATCGCCCTGGTACATGCATCAGGGCTGGACTACCTGGCCAAACCGGTCAAGCCTGCGGCCTTGCGCGCCCTGCTCAATCGCCATCTGAGCCTGGCTCAGTAA